The following nucleotide sequence is from Hydrogenophaga sp. PBL-H3.
AAGTCCATCCCGCCGAGCCGTCTATTGACCACGCGCTGGTCATCATGCTGGCCTCGCTCACCTTGCTGGCGCTCGGGATTTTCGGCCCTGGCATCGCCACGGGCCTCGTCTCCGGTGCGCCGCAGCTCGGCGCTGGCGCAATGGCCGGTGCTGCTGTCGGCGCTGCCGGCACGGCCGTCGCCATCGGCGCCGCCGCGACGGGCGTGGGTGGCGCCGTGGCTGCTGGTGCGCGCATGGCCCCGGCTGCCGCCAAGCTGGCCGGTAGCGGTGCGCGCGCCGCCACGTCGGCGGCCAGCAGTGCGAAGTCGGCGTTCCAGGCCGGTTCCGCCGCCGCTGGCGGCGGCGCAAAGGGCGCGATGGCGGGCCTGGGCAACGTCGCCAAGACCGGCGCGCAGGCAGCCGGGCGAGGTGCTGCATCCCGCGCTTCCGCTGCCGGGCAACGCATGGCCGCTCCCTTCCGCGCTGGCTGGAATGGCGCTGCTGCCGATGGCGGCGCGGGTGCGGCATCCGGTCAGGGTGCCGCAGGCGAGGCCGCATCCGGCGCCGCTACGGCGCAGACACAGGAACAGCCCGCTTGGGCCAAGCGCCTGCATCGCCGCCAGCAACTCACCCACGCCGCGACCACCACCGCCCACGCGCTGCGCGGTGGCGATGGCGGCGGCTCCGGCCAGGGGCCGAGCCTGCGCGATTCCGATTCATAAGGAGAACTGACCATGCGATTCAAGAAACCGCAGGTGCGCTACGCCGACACGCCGCAGCCTGCCACGCCGTACCAAGCTGCCGGCCAGGTGTGGGACAAGCGCATCGGCTCGCCGCGCGTCCAGGCGAAGAACTGGCGCCTGATGGCCTTCGGCTGCCTGACGCTTGCACTGCTGATGGCCGGCGGCTTGGTGTGGCGCTCGGCGCAATCCATCGTGACGCCCTACGTCGTGGAGGTGGACAACACGGGCCAGGTACGCGCCGTGGGCGAAGCCGCCACGCCATACCGGCCCAACGATGCGCAGACCGCGCACCACATCGCGCGCTTCGTGACGCTGGTGCGCTCGCTGTCCATCGACCCCATCGTCGTCCGCCAGAACTGGCTGGACGCCTACGACTACACGACCGACAAGGGCGCGGCCGTGCTCAACGACTACGCACGGGTCAACGACCCGTTCGCGCGCATCGGCAAGGAGTCGGTGACGGTGCAGATCACCAGCGTCGTGCGCGCCAGCGACACGTCTTTCAACGTGCGCTGGACGGAACGCCGCTACGTCAACGGCGCCGCGGCGGGCTTGGAGCGGTGGACGGCCGTGGTGTCCATCGTGCTCCAGCCGCCGCGCACCGAAGAACGCCTGCGCAAGAACCCCCTGGGCATCTACGTCAACGGCCTGTCGTGGAGCCGCGAACTGGATTCTTCCGAAGGAGCCAAGCCATGAATGATCTTTTCCGTAAATCCGCCTTGCCGGTGATCTTGCTTGCCCTGGCGGGCTGCGCCACGCAGGGCAAGCCACCGCCGACCATCTCGCTCGATGAGCCGGTGCAGGCCCAGCCGCTGCCCGAACCGCCCGCGCCGGTGGAGGTGGTGGCCGTGCCCGAGGTGCTGCCGATGCCGGCGCAGTTGAAGCCATTGCCCGAAGCCGAGGACGCCAAGCCCACGCCGGAGCCGGCCGACGAGACGGTGCGCGTCTCGCGCGCCAATGCCGAGGCCCGCGTCGCGCCCACGCGCGAGGGCTACGTCAACGCGATTCAGGTGTGGCCCTTCACCGATGGCGCGCTGTATCAGGTCTATGCGGCCGTGGGCCGCGTGACCGTCGTTTCGCTCCAGCCGGGCGAGGAACTGGTGACGGTGGCCGCCGGCGATACCGTGCGCTGGATCGTGGGCGACACGTCCAGCGGCAGCGGTGCCGATCTGCGCGTGAACGTGCTGGTCAAGCCGATTCGCTCGGGCCTCAAGACCAATCTCGTCATCACCACCAGCCGCAGGACGTACCTGCTGGAGCTGGCTTCGACGGAAAAGACGTGGATGGCATCGGTGTCCTGGGAGTACCCGCGCGACCGGATGCTGGCCTTGCAGCGCCAGGCACAGGCCGCTAGCGCCGCTGCGCCGGTGGACTCCGGCTTGTCGCTGGAGAACCTGCGCTTCCGCTACGCGATCAGCGGCAGCAATCCGCCGTGGAAGCCGTTGCGCGCCTTCGACGACGGGCAGAAGGTCTATATCCAGTTCCCCGCCGGCATCGCGCAAGGCGAGCTGCCGCCGCTTTTTGTCATCGGTGCGCAGGGCGATGGGCAACTGGTGAACTACCGCTTCCGCTCGCCGTACTACATCGTGGATCGGCTGTTCGGCGCGGCCGAACTGCGCTTGGGCGGTGACAAGGGCGACGTGGTGCGAATCGAGCGCACGGACGGCGTGGCGCGGAGGGACTGACCATGAGCCAGGACGACACCCCCGACCTCGACACGCCACAGGCGGGCAAGGTCGCGCCCGAGTCGGTGACGCTGCGCGCCCAGCCGCGTCCGGTCACGCGCCTGAACCGGCGCACGCTGGCCGTCCTTGTCGGCGGCCTGTCGGTCGCCGTGCTCGGGGCCACGATCTGGTCGCTGCAACCGCAGCGGCGCAGCGCAGGCGAACAGACCGAGCTATACAACGTCGATCGCGTCTCGAAGTCCGAAGGGCTGGACGGTCTGCCGGCCGACTACTCGAAGCTGCCGCCGAAGGTGCCCGAGCTGGGGCCGCCGCTGCCGGGCGACCTCGGCCCTGCCATCGTGAACTCGCAGCAGCCGGCCGTGGCCGCTTACGCGGCCCCCGGCCACGACCCCAACGATGCCTTGCGCAAAGAGGCGGAAGCCGCTGCGGCTTCGTCGGTGTTCTTCCGCTCGGGCGGCCAAGGCCAAGCCGCCGCGACCGTGGCGCAGGCGACACCGGGTGCGCCTGGTGGTGCAAGCGCGCTCGCGGCCTTCGACCCACTCGCGGCCGGGCCGGCATCGGTGGCGACGCAGCCTGCCGACCCGACCGCCGTACAGAACCGGCAAGACCAGAAAGAGGCGTTCCTGAAAGCCGGCTCTACGGAAACCCGCAATTCCGGCAATCTGGCGCTGCCGGCGTCGCCCTATCAGGTGATGGCCGGAACCGTGATCGCGGGCGCGCTGGTGACTGGCATGAAGTCGGACTTGCCGGGCGACGTGATCGCCACTGTCACGGAGCCGGTCTATGACACGGCCACGGGCAAGTTCCTGCTGATCCCGCAGGGCTCGCGCATCCTGGGCAAGTACAACAGCCAGGTCAGCTATGGGCAGAGCCGCGTGCAGATAGTGTGGAACCGGGTCATCCTGCCGGATACCTCATCGCTGACGCTCGACAACCTTGTGGGCACCGATTCAGCGGGCTACGCCGGCCTGGAGGACGACGTGGACTGGCATTGGAAGCGCATCGTCTCGGGCGCGGTGCTGACGACGCTGCTGGGCGTAGGCGCCGAGCTGGCCGCGCCGGAGAATCGCCAGGATGGCAACCGCATCGTGATCGCCGGGCGCGATAGCGCGCAAGACAGCATCAACCAGGTCGGCC
It contains:
- the trbL gene encoding P-type conjugative transfer protein TrbL, encoding MNDVTIIDQFLNTFAAYIDSGFGLLRGEVAFLTATLIVIDMTIAGLYWAMSHATGQGEDVIAKLLRKVLYVGAFAYIINNFNWLASIVFRSFAGLGITATGSAITMENFLQPGRLAKTGIDAGAPILEQIGEMAGFPEVFVNLDPIVVMFLAWLVVVLCFFVLAIQLFITLIEFKLTTLAGFVLVPFALWNKTAFLAEKVLGNVVASGVKVLVLAVIVGIGSGLFAQFQVHPAEPSIDHALVIMLASLTLLALGIFGPGIATGLVSGAPQLGAGAMAGAAVGAAGTAVAIGAAATGVGGAVAAGARMAPAAAKLAGSGARAATSAASSAKSAFQAGSAAAGGGAKGAMAGLGNVAKTGAQAAGRGAASRASAAGQRMAAPFRAGWNGAAADGGAGAASGQGAAGEAASGAATAQTQEQPAWAKRLHRRQQLTHAATTTAHALRGGDGGGSGQGPSLRDSDS
- the trbF gene encoding conjugal transfer protein TrbF; this encodes MRFKKPQVRYADTPQPATPYQAAGQVWDKRIGSPRVQAKNWRLMAFGCLTLALLMAGGLVWRSAQSIVTPYVVEVDNTGQVRAVGEAATPYRPNDAQTAHHIARFVTLVRSLSIDPIVVRQNWLDAYDYTTDKGAAVLNDYARVNDPFARIGKESVTVQITSVVRASDTSFNVRWTERRYVNGAAAGLERWTAVVSIVLQPPRTEERLRKNPLGIYVNGLSWSRELDSSEGAKP
- the trbG gene encoding P-type conjugative transfer protein TrbG; protein product: MNDLFRKSALPVILLALAGCATQGKPPPTISLDEPVQAQPLPEPPAPVEVVAVPEVLPMPAQLKPLPEAEDAKPTPEPADETVRVSRANAEARVAPTREGYVNAIQVWPFTDGALYQVYAAVGRVTVVSLQPGEELVTVAAGDTVRWIVGDTSSGSGADLRVNVLVKPIRSGLKTNLVITTSRRTYLLELASTEKTWMASVSWEYPRDRMLALQRQAQAASAAAPVDSGLSLENLRFRYAISGSNPPWKPLRAFDDGQKVYIQFPAGIAQGELPPLFVIGAQGDGQLVNYRFRSPYYIVDRLFGAAELRLGGDKGDVVRIERTDGVARRD
- a CDS encoding TrbI/VirB10 family protein, which gives rise to MSQDDTPDLDTPQAGKVAPESVTLRAQPRPVTRLNRRTLAVLVGGLSVAVLGATIWSLQPQRRSAGEQTELYNVDRVSKSEGLDGLPADYSKLPPKVPELGPPLPGDLGPAIVNSQQPAVAAYAAPGHDPNDALRKEAEAAAASSVFFRSGGQGQAAATVAQATPGAPGGASALAAFDPLAAGPASVATQPADPTAVQNRQDQKEAFLKAGSTETRNSGNLALPASPYQVMAGTVIAGALVTGMKSDLPGDVIATVTEPVYDTATGKFLLIPQGSRILGKYNSQVSYGQSRVQIVWNRVILPDTSSLTLDNLVGTDSAGYAGLEDDVDWHWKRIVSGAVLTTLLGVGAELAAPENRQDGNRIVIAGRDSAQDSINQVGQEITRRNMNIQPTLTARPGLPVRIIVNRDLVLRPYQPLFFNRGASQ